A window of Rhipicephalus microplus isolate Deutch F79 chromosome X, USDA_Rmic, whole genome shotgun sequence genomic DNA:
GGGTGCGGGGTAAAATCCGAGGGCGCGCTCGTTAGATGCGCGGCCGTAATTAAAAGGCGCGCGCTGCTCTTGGAGATTGACCGACGCCGGGGCTCAACAAAGAGTCGCGTTTATTCATCGTTCCGGAGGGGGCAAGCGGGAGGTACAAAAAAGGAGGGTCTATGTACAGGCTGCGCTTCCTTcacagcggcggcggtggcgggcCTCCCGGGTAGTAGAACGGGCCGAGCGCCGCGGCCGCATCCTGCGCAGCCGAGTCGTACAGAACGGCTGCGGCAGCGGGGAGCCGCACCATGCGCTGCTGCGCCAGGTTGGCCGCCTCCAGCTCGGCGGCCAGCTGGCGCTTCCACTTGTTGCGCCGGTTCTGGAACCAGATCTTCACCTGCGTCTCGGTGAGCTGCAGCGAGGCCGCCAGGCCCGCACGCTCCGAGCTCGACAGGTACCGCTTCATGTCGAACGTGGACTCGAGCTGAAAGACCTGGCTGCGCGTAAACACCGTCCGCGTCTTCTTCTTGCGCCGCTGCTGGGCCGCTGCGGCGGTCTGCTTGTTGCCGTTCTTCGGGTCGTCGCTGTCAGCCGAACCCGAAGGCAGGTCGGGACTGCCACGGCTGCTGCCGGCactcgtggagggctccggccgCGCGGGAGGCGGTGATCCAGGGCTCGCGAGAGCTGCGAGAACAAGGGCGCCACTGAGTCGCACAATCGAAGCCGTCTTAAGGTGCGCCCCGATACGTACAACCGAACAACGCTGAAAAGGAGACGCGCAAAGTACTACGGCATCTGTAGAAGACAAAGAGAATTACCAAATAAGTCTGTAGCACTtaccacatgtttttttttactttagtatTATTCAAGCTGAAAGTGCGTTGGTACAAAGACATAGTTGTGGAATACCCGCCTTGGCTGTCAAGTGGTTGTGGTGTTCTGCTGCTGACCCGTCGGTCATGCTATTGAATCCTGGCCGCAGCGAAAATGATccagacccgtgtgctcagatttatgggtgcacgttaaggaacgaTAAGCGGTAGAAATTCCTAATGCCCTCCAGAACAGCGTCTCTACTAATCATTTCATAGTGTTGGGACTGTTAAATTGTTATGTTCAGGGTGCACTTATGACTGAGCATGCAGCGGGGAAAAAAGCCACTCGTGACGGTAGCGTAGCATCTAAGGTTACGAACTGATAAGGACGAGGGTGCAGGTTCTATACTCGGCCAAGGTGACCTCATTTCTGTAAAGGTAAAATACAATAACACCCGTGTGCGTAGGTTTAGGTGTACATTTAGGAAGTGCTCAAACTTTCTTGGTCCACCTGTACTATGTGTCTCATAACTATATCGTATGTATGTTCGTTTTAAGCCTGGAATTTATATTTTAATttggaaaaaaaagtattgccaCTCGTGAGCTTCAGCAGAATTTTTCTAACTTGTTCTTTCGCACAATCGAAATCGTTAGCAATATTTCTGGTCTTCAGTTAATGCAGCATCATTAGTGTAGTGCACACCGATCATAATTTTATTCGAGATTTAAATGATTTATTCGTGTCCTCACGAATGACAACCACAACGTTTTATGACCGGTAAACGGAAAGCACTGTCTTGACATTTGCATTATTTCCGCTATCTTAGTGACTCACAGTATCAGGTGACACTGTGGGGTCTCTTCGAGGGTCGTCTTGAAATATGCGTGGTATATATGGTCAAACCATAGGTGTTGGCATTTCGTGTAAGGACTTGTCTTTTAGTCGAAATGCTAATGATGTTCACTTGCAAGTAAGGCACACCGTGCCTTCTTGCGGTGACTTATGTTCGCTATGATGTAAATACATATCGTGAAGGAGAATTTTGGCTAGTTGTATATAGCTTCTGACGAATTAGTGCACAAAACCGAACAAAAACAGAGACACCCGAATAAAAATGAAACCTCTTGATGCATGTTTGTGCGTTTTCATACACCATAGACTTATTGTGAAGTATTCACCGCACGTGATCATAAACAACTGGTGGTGTGTTTACGACGCAGTATGAAGCTAAAGGAGAAGGAACCGCATTCACACGGTGATAACGCATGAAGCGCGtgtagaacaaaaagaaaaaaaagaaaaacgaagtgCTGCATTTGAAGTACAAACAAGAAGCTTCATGTCAGGTTGGCGCGGTCGTGAAGGCCCGTTACAACCATTGGTAAAGGGCGGATTCACAAAGGTGAGCCTACGTCCACATATGGCAGCCGGCAAAGTAGCACGCTCAAGTATTGATGGCAGGGTGCCGCCACGAGTGAAACCGGATCGCTCGAGTTCTCGGAAAAGGGGCATCAAATATGCAAGAACAATTAGGCGTGACATTTTCTCGTCCGCAGATGAGAGTAGCTGTTGGAGCCGTGCTTTTCGACTGCAGCACCAGAGACGTCGTAGAAAGAGgctgaataaagaaagaaaatgaaagtgtTTTTCTGGTTCTTTGCTTAAAAAAAGCCCTTAGTAGTGATCCGTTCTGCACAGTAGAGAAATCGGCCCTCTCAGCATTTAACTGCACCATGATGTAACTGTGATAACTGCAGTTAATTATGTGCTTCAAGAACTGGTGCCCGGCCAAAAATGCGGCTCAGAACGAGCCACCACAGTTTCATGTATCTTCTCATGAGTGGCAGGACCTTGCCGTCACCGGGAGTCGCTGAAAACAAAAGTAAGTAAGGGTGAGATTGTCACGTGTCAACGAATCTTGGGAAGGCCTCACTGAAAAATGAAGGCAAGAAAATTGTGCATTATTAAGTTTGTGGAACTTGCTACCCTAACAACGAAGATATCTTAGTTCAA
This region includes:
- the LOC119186332 gene encoding uncharacterized protein LOC119186332, translated to MALTTESKAAKSANPFSISSILSRSEPKRQPPLLCWEPGLLAKPTPWYPWVRPALASPGSPPPARPEPSTSAGSSRGSPDLPSGSADSDDPKNGNKQTAAAAQQRRKKKTRTVFTRSQVFQLESTFDMKRYLSSSERAGLAASLQLTETQVKIWFQNRRNKWKRQLAAELEAANLAQQRMVRLPAAAAVLYDSAAQDAAAALGPFYYPGGPPPPPL